From Nitrospirota bacterium, one genomic window encodes:
- a CDS encoding polysaccharide deacetylase family protein, which yields MRFTIPVVLILLLFISPCSAAEETGYATAFVYHKFDEPKSPSTSIATEEFEAQLLYLKNNHYNVVSLAKLIALIRDKADIPPKTVVITIDDGYKSVYTHAFPLLKKYGFPFTVFLYMEALDRYPDFMTSEDILDIMKYKKATFGNHSYSHQRLARWPEGMSRREYLKLLEDDLLRSQERFKKILGIRPEFYAFPYGEYNQEFVKLLKKHGYTASFTQDPASTGVFTDIYQLPRYASVGSWAKMDKFREFLLTEPLNVDKVYPPYGILEENPPDRIEGRIINHGTYKNLGVYVSELGWIRPEVDKEKGTVAAKITEKLNRKVNRIGFTAINSETGRESTFFYMIILK from the coding sequence TTGAGGTTTACGATACCTGTCGTATTGATCCTGCTTTTATTTATTAGCCCCTGCTCTGCGGCAGAAGAAACAGGCTATGCCACTGCGTTTGTTTATCATAAGTTCGATGAACCAAAAAGCCCGAGCACCTCTATTGCCACAGAAGAGTTTGAGGCTCAACTCCTTTATCTGAAAAATAACCACTACAATGTTGTAAGCCTTGCCAAGCTCATTGCACTTATCAGGGACAAGGCTGATATACCTCCAAAAACTGTTGTCATAACAATTGATGATGGCTACAAGTCCGTGTATACACACGCATTCCCCCTGTTAAAAAAATACGGGTTCCCCTTTACAGTCTTCTTATATATGGAAGCCTTGGATAGATACCCTGATTTCATGACATCTGAAGATATCCTGGACATAATGAAATACAAAAAGGCAACTTTTGGTAATCATTCCTATTCCCACCAAAGGCTCGCCCGGTGGCCCGAGGGTATGTCCCGCAGGGAATACCTGAAACTGCTCGAAGATGATCTTTTAAGAAGCCAGGAACGCTTTAAGAAAATCCTTGGTATCCGGCCCGAATTCTATGCATTCCCCTATGGAGAGTATAATCAGGAATTTGTGAAACTGTTAAAAAAACACGGCTACACTGCCTCATTCACACAGGACCCGGCAAGCACAGGGGTTTTTACTGATATTTACCAGCTGCCCAGGTATGCCTCAGTAGGAAGCTGGGCAAAGATGGATAAGTTCAGGGAATTCTTATTGACGGAGCCACTCAATGTAGACAAAGTATATCCACCTTACGGGATACTTGAAGAAAATCCCCCGGACAGGATAGAGGGAAGGATAATAAATCATGGCACTTATAAAAACCTGGGTGTTTATGTCTCCGAGCTTGGATGGATAAGACCTGAAGTTGATAAAGAAAAAGGAACGGTTGCAGCTAAAATCACGGAAAAACTGAACAGAAAGGTCAATCGTATTGGGTTTACAGCCATAAATAGTGAAACAGGCAGGGAATCAACCTTTTTTTACATGATTATATTGAAATGA
- a CDS encoding glucosaminidase domain-containing protein encodes MKGFLTVTVSLIAFSVLLLSGKEVLRTHGSNIEIIYKDMASIDDLQAIKFDCNAVKPVVYKSVISLEGLTADERKEAFIKIVLPSILIAKNDIEKERRELLQIEKKVSRGIALKDNELSLLSDLSEKYRTDKIDELLSRLNTHPPSIILAQAAIESGWGSSRFFAEGNNIFGTWTFGNNPGIKATGSEARLSKYESTLQAVEDYLFNINVSWAYEDFRKQRTDTSHSLKLIKYLDNYSILREEYVRRLNNIIRSTNLEVYDTCRIDPAFIY; translated from the coding sequence ATGAAAGGGTTTCTTACCGTAACCGTCTCCCTGATTGCCTTTTCCGTATTGCTGCTCTCCGGCAAGGAAGTTCTTCGCACACATGGCAGTAATATAGAGATCATCTACAAGGATATGGCATCTATAGATGATCTGCAGGCGATAAAATTCGATTGTAATGCAGTAAAGCCTGTAGTTTACAAATCTGTTATCTCTCTTGAGGGGCTTACTGCAGATGAAAGAAAAGAGGCTTTTATCAAGATAGTACTTCCCTCTATCCTTATTGCCAAAAACGACATAGAAAAAGAGAGGAGAGAACTCCTGCAAATTGAGAAAAAGGTCTCCAGGGGCATAGCATTAAAGGATAACGAGTTGTCTTTGCTGAGTGACTTATCAGAAAAATACCGGACGGATAAGATTGATGAACTTCTTTCCCGTCTCAATACCCATCCGCCCAGCATAATTCTTGCCCAAGCCGCTATTGAGAGCGGATGGGGAAGTTCCAGGTTCTTTGCCGAGGGAAACAATATCTTTGGTACCTGGACATTTGGTAATAACCCCGGAATAAAGGCTACAGGATCAGAGGCAAGGCTCTCGAAGTATGAATCTACGCTCCAGGCAGTTGAGGACTACCTATTCAACATCAATGTCAGTTGGGCATATGAGGACTTCAGGAAACAGAGAACAGATACATCCCATTCATTAAAGCTTATCAAATACCTTGATAATTACTCCATACTTAGAGAGGAGTATGTAAGGCGGCTTAATAATATAATACGGAGCACGAATCTTGAGGTTTACGATACCTGTCGTATTGATCCTGCTTTTATTTATTAG
- the trpB gene encoding tryptophan synthase subunit beta, translating to MKRYFGRYGGRFVPETLIPALEELDGAFGKVTKEKGFKEEFGSLLRDYVGRPTPLYFASRLTSYLGGARIYLKREDLTHTGAHKINNALGQALLAKRMGKERLIAETGAGQHGVATATGAALVGLKCEIYMGSEDMERQALNVFRMRLLGADVSEVSLGSRTLKDAINEALRDWTTNVRTTHYILGTVFGPHPYPTMVRKFQSVIGMEARRQILKAEGRLPDYLIACVGGGSNALGLFHAFLRDDVRMIGVEAGGKGIESGLHAARFAGGSVGVFQGCKSYLLQDEDGNVLGTHSVSAGLDYASVGPEHAFLKDAGRAEYTYATDVEALEAFEVLSKTEGIIPALESAHALAEVMKLAPILSKNRVVVVNLSGRGDKDVEHVAKIKGAIKR from the coding sequence ATGAAGAGGTATTTTGGTCGATATGGTGGAAGGTTCGTTCCGGAAACCCTGATTCCGGCACTTGAGGAGCTGGATGGGGCCTTTGGGAAGGTAACAAAGGAAAAGGGGTTTAAGGAGGAGTTTGGCAGTCTGCTCAGGGACTATGTTGGCCGGCCTACCCCTCTGTACTTTGCGTCGAGGCTGACCAGTTATCTTGGTGGTGCAAGGATATACCTGAAAAGAGAAGACCTTACCCATACAGGTGCCCATAAGATAAACAATGCTCTTGGTCAGGCTCTTCTTGCCAAGCGGATGGGAAAAGAGAGACTTATTGCCGAGACCGGGGCAGGTCAGCATGGCGTGGCCACCGCAACCGGGGCTGCACTGGTTGGGCTGAAGTGTGAAATCTATATGGGCTCTGAGGATATGGAGCGTCAGGCCCTTAATGTATTCAGGATGAGACTTCTCGGTGCAGATGTTTCAGAGGTTTCCCTAGGCTCAAGAACACTGAAAGACGCAATAAATGAGGCTTTACGGGACTGGACAACCAATGTAAGGACAACCCATTATATCCTGGGAACGGTTTTTGGTCCGCACCCATACCCTACAATGGTCAGGAAATTCCAGTCTGTTATAGGCATGGAGGCAAGGAGACAGATATTGAAGGCAGAGGGCAGGTTGCCGGATTACCTGATTGCCTGTGTTGGCGGAGGCAGTAATGCTCTGGGGCTTTTCCATGCCTTTCTCAGGGATGACGTGCGGATGATTGGGGTTGAGGCAGGAGGAAAGGGGATAGAGAGCGGGCTCCATGCTGCAAGGTTTGCAGGCGGTTCAGTTGGGGTTTTTCAGGGATGCAAGAGCTATCTCCTTCAGGATGAGGATGGGAATGTGCTTGGCACGCATTCTGTTTCTGCCGGACTGGATTATGCATCAGTCGGCCCTGAACACGCATTTCTCAAGGATGCAGGAAGGGCTGAATACACGTATGCAACAGACGTTGAAGCGCTTGAGGCCTTTGAAGTGCTCTCAAAGACCGAGGGGATTATTCCTGCCCTTGAGTCTGCTCATGCCCTTGCAGAGGTGATGAAGCTTGCCCCTATACTCTCTAAAAACAGGGTTGTAGTTGTTAACCTCTCAGGAAGAGGTGACAAGGATGTTGAACATGTTGCAAAAATCAAAGGGGCAATAAAACGATAA